One genomic segment of Hymenobacter psoromatis includes these proteins:
- a CDS encoding type II toxin-antitoxin system RelE/ParE family toxin, whose protein sequence is MKATHMLESFPEAGRIVPEIGRPTIREVLKNDYRIVYRIISSERIDILRIHSSARPWRFCGNPTP, encoded by the coding sequence ATCAAGGCTACCCATATGTTGGAAAGTTTTCCCGAAGCAGGACGCATAGTACCGGAAATAGGTCGCCCAACGATTAGGGAAGTCTTGAAAAATGATTATCGTATTGTTTACCGCATCATTTCATCCGAACGCATTGACATCCTGCGTATTCACTCCAGCGCACGCCCCTGGAGATTTTGCGGTAACCCTACCCCCTAA
- the gldG gene encoding gliding motility-associated ABC transporter substrate-binding protein GldG — MVKILDKSVINNEEQLIISQQPAAKKRDLLRFAAIVGVLLVLNFVAQRFFFRVDLTEEKRYTMSPATKQLLSNLKEPVTVTVYLAGDFPPTFRRLEQGVRETLTEMQVYAGGNLNFIFIDPSAAGTEAGRNKFYETLFKKGLKPTNLGANENGKRVEKIIFPWAVVQAGGQTRNVLLLRGSQVAAPEERLNQSVEGLEYELASTIRQVAPPGGAKRRLGIIAGHGELTNVEMADILTAWSQNYDVFRVNLTQVKDLRGNLDAVVIAKPTGPYSELEKFRLDQFITHGGRALFFVDALRVDLDSVSRNGAALATPYDLNLDDLFFRYGVRLNPNLLLDLNSGQIPLVTGMTGNKPKIEPLPWQLYPLINRFSTNPITRNLDAVYLKFAGNIDTVKAAGIRKTWLMTTSRYTRVLPAPVPINFNDARLEPNPKLYKSGYQPVGYLLEGKFRSLFANRAVPGTTQYQPDQNPNAQPSKLVVISDGDFLRNDVDPKSGRPMRLGYDRLSSTEFANRELILNATDYLLDETGLIAVRGKQITLRPLDKVQLADHRRPWQLLNLGAPLVVLAAFGAVRAWRRKRRYARF, encoded by the coding sequence TTGGTAAAAATATTAGATAAGTCAGTGATTAACAACGAAGAGCAATTAATAATCAGCCAGCAGCCAGCAGCTAAAAAACGCGATTTGCTGCGCTTCGCGGCCATCGTGGGCGTGCTGCTAGTGCTCAATTTTGTGGCCCAGCGCTTCTTCTTTCGCGTTGACTTAACGGAGGAAAAGCGCTACACAATGTCGCCGGCTACCAAGCAGCTGCTCAGCAACTTGAAAGAGCCCGTGACCGTCACGGTGTACCTGGCCGGCGACTTCCCACCCACGTTCCGCCGCCTGGAGCAGGGCGTGCGCGAAACTCTGACCGAGATGCAGGTGTACGCGGGCGGCAACCTGAATTTTATTTTCATTGACCCGAGCGCGGCCGGCACCGAAGCGGGCCGCAACAAGTTTTACGAAACGCTCTTCAAAAAGGGCCTGAAGCCGACCAACCTGGGCGCGAACGAAAACGGCAAGCGGGTCGAGAAAATCATTTTTCCCTGGGCCGTGGTGCAGGCCGGCGGCCAAACGCGCAACGTGCTGCTGCTGCGCGGCAGCCAGGTAGCCGCTCCCGAGGAGCGCCTTAACCAAAGCGTGGAGGGCCTGGAATATGAGCTGGCCAGCACCATCCGGCAGGTAGCGCCGCCCGGTGGAGCCAAGCGGCGGCTAGGCATCATCGCGGGCCACGGCGAGCTGACAAACGTGGAAATGGCTGATATCCTCACCGCCTGGAGCCAGAACTACGATGTATTTCGGGTGAACCTGACCCAGGTGAAAGACCTGCGCGGCAACCTCGACGCCGTAGTCATCGCCAAGCCCACCGGGCCCTATTCGGAGCTGGAAAAATTCCGGCTCGACCAATTCATTACCCACGGCGGACGGGCGCTGTTTTTCGTGGATGCCCTGCGCGTGGACCTCGACAGCGTGAGTCGCAACGGCGCGGCCCTGGCCACGCCCTACGACCTGAACCTGGACGACCTCTTCTTCCGCTACGGCGTGCGGCTGAACCCCAATTTATTACTGGATTTAAATAGCGGCCAGATTCCGCTGGTGACGGGCATGACCGGTAACAAGCCCAAAATCGAGCCGCTGCCCTGGCAGCTCTACCCCCTCATCAACCGCTTCAGCACCAACCCAATAACTCGCAACCTCGACGCGGTGTATCTGAAGTTCGCGGGCAATATCGACACGGTGAAGGCGGCCGGCATTCGCAAAACCTGGCTCATGACGACCTCGCGCTACACCCGCGTGCTACCCGCGCCGGTACCCATCAACTTCAATGATGCGCGCCTGGAACCCAACCCCAAACTCTATAAAAGCGGCTACCAGCCGGTGGGCTACCTACTCGAAGGTAAGTTTCGCTCGCTCTTCGCCAACCGCGCCGTGCCGGGTACCACGCAGTACCAGCCCGACCAGAACCCCAATGCCCAGCCCAGCAAGCTGGTCGTGATTTCGGATGGTGATTTTCTGCGCAACGACGTGGACCCTAAGTCGGGCCGGCCGATGCGCCTGGGCTACGACCGCCTTTCCAGCACCGAGTTTGCCAACCGCGAGCTGATTCTCAACGCCACCGACTACCTGCTCGACGAAACCGGCCTCATCGCCGTGCGCGGCAAGCAAATCACGCTCCGGCCTCTGGATAAGGTGCAGCTCGCCGACCACCGCCGACCGTGGCAGCTGCTGAACCTGGGCGCGCCGCTGGTGGTGCTGGCCGCCTTTGGCGCGGTGCGCGCCTGGCGGCGCAAGCGGCGGTACGCGCGTTTTTAG
- the gldF gene encoding gliding motility-associated ABC transporter permease subunit GldF, translating into MLTILQKEFNAFLNSPVAYVVIGVFLVATGLFVWVFPDSSVLDYGYADLQSLFNLAPWLFLLLIPAITMRSFAEEKKAGTMELLLTRPLTDGQIVGGKYLACLLLALLALVPTLLYYFSVYRLGSPPGNIDSAATVGSYLGLALLAAVFTALGVLASALTRDQIIAFVLAVVACFLVYTGFDSLASVLDGAPAYYVSQLGIAAHYRDLSKGLIDSRDVLYFLTVVAVALLGTRLALRSRNWA; encoded by the coding sequence ATGCTCACCATCCTTCAAAAAGAATTCAACGCCTTCCTTAACTCGCCCGTGGCTTACGTCGTCATCGGCGTGTTTCTGGTGGCGACCGGGCTGTTCGTGTGGGTTTTTCCCGATAGCAGCGTGCTCGACTACGGCTACGCCGACTTGCAGTCGCTATTCAACCTCGCGCCGTGGCTGTTTCTGCTGCTGATTCCGGCCATTACCATGCGCAGCTTTGCGGAGGAAAAAAAGGCCGGCACGATGGAATTGCTGCTCACGCGCCCACTCACCGATGGGCAAATTGTGGGGGGCAAGTACCTGGCCTGCTTGTTGCTGGCGCTGCTGGCGCTGGTGCCTACGCTGCTCTACTACTTCTCGGTGTATCGGCTGGGCTCACCGCCCGGTAACATCGACTCGGCGGCTACGGTGGGCTCGTATTTGGGGCTGGCGCTACTGGCGGCCGTGTTTACGGCGCTGGGCGTGCTGGCCTCGGCCCTCACCCGCGACCAGATTATTGCCTTCGTGCTGGCCGTGGTGGCGTGCTTTCTGGTGTACACCGGCTTCGATTCGTTGGCTTCCGTCCTTGATGGCGCGCCGGCCTACTACGTGAGCCAGCTCGGCATCGCGGCTCACTACCGTGACCTTAGCAAGGGTCTCATTGACTCGCGCGACGTACTATATTTTCTCACCGTGGTGGCCGTGGCCCTGCTGGGTACGCGGCTGGCGCTGCGCAGCCGCAATTGGGCGTAG
- the gldA gene encoding gliding motility-associated ABC transporter ATP-binding subunit GldA, with protein sequence MVEVENLIKTYGAQNAVDDISFQAAKGEIVGFLGPNGAGKSTTMKIALGYLPPTAGTVRIGGFDVRQAPLEVRRRVGYLPEHNPLYLDMYVHEYLEFIGAVHGLRGRELRQRVAHLVQKVGLTREQNKQLGALSKGYRQRVGLAEALVHDPEVLILDEPTTGLDPNQIGEIRQLIRELSADKTVIFSTHILPEVTALCSRVVIISRGKLVADAPVAELAARAAGEAVLRAEFEGPVATAPLAALPGVRGVEAAGPDVVLIRTAPGIDVRAAVSRLAVEQGWLLLGLRQEQQSLEAVFGELTR encoded by the coding sequence ATGGTTGAAGTAGAAAACTTAATCAAAACCTACGGTGCGCAAAACGCCGTGGACGACATCAGCTTCCAGGCGGCGAAGGGCGAAATCGTGGGCTTCCTGGGTCCCAATGGCGCAGGCAAGAGCACGACCATGAAAATCGCGCTCGGCTACCTGCCGCCCACGGCCGGCACGGTGCGCATCGGCGGCTTCGACGTGCGGCAGGCCCCGCTGGAAGTGCGCCGCCGCGTGGGCTACCTGCCCGAGCATAACCCGCTCTACCTTGACATGTACGTGCATGAATACCTCGAATTCATCGGCGCGGTGCACGGGCTGCGGGGTAGGGAATTGCGCCAGCGCGTGGCCCACTTAGTGCAGAAAGTCGGCCTCACCCGCGAGCAAAATAAGCAGCTCGGCGCGCTCAGCAAGGGTTACCGCCAGCGTGTGGGCCTGGCCGAAGCCCTGGTCCACGACCCCGAAGTATTGATTCTGGACGAGCCCACCACTGGCCTCGACCCCAACCAGATTGGCGAAATCCGCCAACTCATCCGCGAGCTAAGTGCGGATAAAACGGTCATTTTCAGCACCCACATTCTGCCTGAAGTCACGGCGCTGTGCTCCCGCGTGGTCATCATCAGTCGCGGCAAGCTGGTGGCCGACGCGCCCGTGGCCGAGCTGGCCGCCCGCGCCGCCGGCGAAGCTGTGCTCCGCGCTGAGTTTGAAGGCCCCGTGGCCACCGCCCCGCTGGCCGCCCTACCCGGCGTGCGGGGGGTAGAGGCGGCCGGGCCGGACGTGGTACTCATCCGCACCGCGCCGGGCATCGACGTGCGCGCCGCTGTGTCGCGCCTGGCTGTGGAGCAGGGCTGGCTGCTGCTGGGCCTGCGGCAGGAGCAGCAGAGCCTGGAAGCGGTGTTTGGGGAATTGACGAGGTGA
- a CDS encoding SDR family oxidoreductase, giving the protein MNLSGKVAIVTGVSSGIGRATAEALLARGAAVAGWGRTAPEGLNHDRFQFFECDVRDEHAVAEALTNTLRELGPEIHVLVNNAGVGKFGPVDGFKSEDWHVLFDTNVNGLFYCTRAVLPAMKKQHEGHLINVASLAGTAGTANLAGYCATKYAVRGFSDALFKEVRPDGIRVTCVMPGSVETNFGGMEPGQKPDPHKMQPETIAAAIIHALEAPEATMISEIQLRPANVKK; this is encoded by the coding sequence ATGAACCTGAGTGGGAAAGTTGCCATCGTTACGGGCGTGAGTAGCGGCATTGGGCGCGCTACGGCCGAGGCTTTGCTGGCCCGCGGGGCCGCCGTGGCCGGCTGGGGCCGCACCGCCCCTGAGGGCCTGAACCACGACCGTTTCCAGTTTTTCGAATGCGACGTGCGCGACGAGCACGCCGTGGCCGAAGCCCTGACCAACACGTTGCGCGAGCTGGGGCCCGAAATTCACGTGCTGGTCAATAACGCGGGGGTAGGGAAATTCGGGCCCGTGGACGGGTTCAAGTCCGAAGACTGGCACGTCCTGTTCGATACCAACGTCAACGGCCTGTTCTATTGCACCCGCGCCGTGCTGCCCGCCATGAAAAAGCAGCACGAAGGCCACCTCATCAACGTCGCCTCGCTGGCCGGCACGGCTGGCACCGCCAACCTGGCTGGCTACTGCGCTACCAAGTACGCCGTACGCGGCTTCTCCGACGCCCTCTTCAAGGAAGTGCGGCCCGACGGCATCCGCGTCACGTGCGTGATGCCCGGCTCGGTCGAAACCAACTTCGGCGGCATGGAGCCCGGCCAAAAGCCCGACCCACACAAGATGCAGCCCGAAACCATCGCCGCCGCTATTATCCACGCCCTCGAAGCGCCGGAAGCCACCATGATTTCGGAAATTCAATTGCGCCCGGCGAACGTTAAAAAATAA
- a CDS encoding GIN domain-containing protein, with product MRLRIPLQSNALAGLRRAAALLAGGLALAACGASHDADCLKSNGPVTTERRAITRGLTDVVLYDNVDVTIVPDTATYAEVRAGENVRNDITFEYQGPKRLLIRNTSRCNWVRSYDTPREVRLHLPYLKDVEQRGYGLVTTDGQFRQDTLFVHSSGTGDINLNVNCVYLFIDIYDAGDMTLRGTAQEFHPNLGSNGFLFASALTTRYCYFHTFPTWIGDAHVRVSQNIGGVLDGTGTFYYTGNPGLIVAQGKNPGHLVRE from the coding sequence ATGCGACTACGAATACCGCTACAAAGTAACGCGCTGGCCGGGCTGCGCCGGGCGGCAGCCCTGCTGGCCGGCGGCCTGGCGCTGGCCGCCTGCGGAGCCAGCCACGATGCGGACTGCCTCAAAAGCAACGGCCCCGTGACCACGGAGCGCCGCGCCATCACGCGCGGCCTCACCGATGTGGTGCTCTACGACAACGTGGACGTGACCATTGTGCCCGACACGGCCACTTACGCCGAGGTGCGGGCCGGCGAAAACGTACGCAACGACATCACCTTCGAGTACCAGGGGCCGAAGCGCCTGCTCATTCGCAACACCAGCCGCTGCAACTGGGTGCGCAGCTACGACACCCCGCGCGAGGTACGCCTGCACCTGCCTTACCTCAAAGACGTGGAGCAGCGTGGCTACGGCCTGGTTACGACCGACGGACAGTTTCGGCAGGATACCCTGTTCGTGCACTCGTCGGGTACTGGCGATATCAACCTGAATGTCAACTGCGTGTACTTATTCATTGACATTTACGACGCGGGCGACATGACCCTGCGGGGCACGGCCCAGGAATTTCACCCCAACCTGGGCAGCAATGGCTTTCTCTTCGCCAGCGCACTCACTACGCGCTACTGCTACTTCCACACCTTCCCCACCTGGATTGGCGATGCCCACGTGCGGGTGAGCCAGAATATCGGGGGCGTGCTCGACGGCACGGGCACATTTTATTATACCGGTAATCCGGGGCTCATCGTCGCGCAGGGAAAAAATCCGGGGCATCTGGTGCGGGAATAG
- a CDS encoding SDR family oxidoreductase, translating to MAVLVELIVITGGSQGIGRALVLSFLAAGYRVATCARRPEDLAALAADCPGRPLHTLPADLSQPADCQRFGAFVRALGPPLGALIHNAGAYVPGRFQNEPTDGSQLRHMLAVNLLSAYDLTQALLPTLLRQGRGHVFTICSTASITPYPNGGSYGVAKAALLAFTKNLREEVKAQGLRVTAVLPGATLTRSWEGVGLPPERFIDPADVAQAVLSAYQLSPHAVVEELLIRPQLGDI from the coding sequence GTGGCCGTACTAGTTGAGTTAATCGTGATAACGGGGGGTAGCCAGGGCATCGGGCGGGCCCTAGTACTGAGTTTTTTAGCCGCTGGCTACCGCGTTGCTACCTGCGCCCGCCGGCCCGAAGATTTGGCCGCCCTGGCCGCCGATTGCCCCGGCCGGCCCCTGCACACCCTGCCCGCCGACCTTAGCCAGCCCGCCGATTGCCAGCGTTTTGGCGCGTTCGTGCGGGCACTGGGCCCGCCGCTGGGCGCGCTCATCCACAACGCCGGGGCCTACGTGCCCGGCCGCTTCCAAAACGAGCCCACCGACGGCTCGCAGCTGCGCCACATGCTGGCCGTGAACCTGCTCAGTGCCTACGACCTGACCCAGGCGCTGCTGCCCACGCTGCTGCGGCAGGGTAGGGGCCACGTGTTCACCATCTGCTCCACGGCTAGCATTACGCCCTACCCCAACGGCGGCTCCTACGGCGTGGCCAAAGCCGCACTGCTGGCCTTCACCAAAAACCTGCGCGAGGAAGTAAAAGCCCAGGGCCTGCGCGTGACGGCCGTGCTGCCCGGTGCCACCCTCACCCGCAGCTGGGAGGGGGTAGGGTTGCCCCCGGAGCGCTTCATCGACCCTGCCGACGTGGCCCAGGCCGTTCTCAGCGCCTATCAGCTCTCGCCCCACGCCGTAGTCGAGGAGCTGCTTATTCGCCCCCAGCTAGGTGATATTTAA
- a CDS encoding MlaE family ABC transporter permease, translating to MLKILGSFVLFLYNMVARAERMKVLWKRFFEEATLIGVNSIFIVGIVSAFIGAVTCIQIAYNLTNPLIPKSTIGYMVREMTILELAPTITSIVLAGKVGSSIAGGLGTMRITEQISALEVMGINSTSYLVLPRILAAMFMFPLLVILAMALSILGGYLAGTLSGVMAPQDYIEGIRTDFIPYNIVFALIKAVVFAFLVSGISAYKGFYTEGGALEVGAASTAAVTNSIIAILLADYILAAILL from the coding sequence ATGCTCAAAATTCTCGGCTCTTTCGTTCTGTTTCTCTACAATATGGTGGCGAGGGCCGAGCGGATGAAAGTGCTCTGGAAGCGCTTTTTTGAAGAAGCTACGCTCATCGGGGTCAATTCTATCTTCATTGTGGGCATCGTATCGGCCTTCATCGGGGCCGTAACCTGCATCCAGATTGCCTACAACCTCACCAACCCGCTCATCCCGAAGTCCACTATCGGCTACATGGTGCGCGAGATGACGATTTTGGAGCTGGCTCCTACTATTACCAGCATCGTGCTGGCGGGTAAGGTAGGCTCGTCTATTGCGGGCGGCCTGGGCACGATGCGCATTACGGAACAGATTTCGGCCCTGGAAGTAATGGGCATCAACTCCACGTCGTATCTGGTGCTGCCACGCATTCTGGCGGCCATGTTCATGTTTCCGCTGCTCGTAATTCTGGCAATGGCGCTCAGCATTCTGGGCGGCTACCTGGCCGGCACGCTCTCGGGCGTAATGGCCCCGCAGGATTATATTGAGGGCATTCGCACCGATTTTATTCCCTATAACATCGTGTTCGCGCTTATCAAGGCGGTGGTTTTTGCCTTCCTAGTGTCGGGCATTTCGGCCTATAAAGGCTTCTACACCGAGGGCGGCGCACTGGAAGTAGGCGCGGCCAGCACGGCAGCCGTTACCAACTCTATCATCGCCATCCTGCTCGCCGACTACATCCTGGCGGCCATCCTTTTATAG
- a CDS encoding ABC transporter ATP-binding protein, whose protein sequence is MIEISNIEKSFDGNQVLKGISCTLETGKCNLLLGGSGTGKSVLLSCVVGLMKPDIGSITFDGTVFTNNKVDIRQEIRRKIGMLFQGSALFDSMTVAKNVEFPLQMLTPDMSAEERADRVEFCLKRVGLENAGNKMPSEISGGMKKRVGIARAIAPNCTYLFCDEPNSGLDPATSIKIDELISEITHEYNITTAIITHDMNSVVGIGDHIIFLHQGKKLWDGNKDEILNAEVPELREFIFSSSLVRAAKRIEQEDGPRGLEHLAAEPLSDL, encoded by the coding sequence ATGATTGAGATATCTAACATCGAGAAGTCATTTGATGGCAACCAGGTGCTGAAAGGCATTAGCTGCACGCTCGAAACGGGCAAGTGCAATTTGCTGCTCGGCGGCTCGGGCACGGGCAAAAGCGTGCTGCTCTCGTGCGTGGTGGGCCTAATGAAGCCCGATATCGGCTCCATTACTTTCGACGGTACGGTATTTACCAATAATAAAGTGGACATCCGGCAGGAAATCCGGCGCAAAATCGGGATGCTGTTTCAGGGCTCGGCCCTGTTTGACTCGATGACGGTGGCCAAAAATGTGGAGTTTCCGCTGCAAATGCTGACGCCCGATATGAGCGCCGAGGAGCGCGCCGACCGCGTGGAGTTTTGCCTGAAGCGCGTGGGCCTGGAAAACGCGGGCAACAAGATGCCCTCCGAGATTTCGGGCGGCATGAAGAAGCGCGTGGGCATTGCCCGTGCCATTGCGCCTAATTGCACCTACCTCTTCTGCGACGAACCCAACTCGGGCCTCGACCCGGCCACGAGCATTAAGATTGACGAATTGATTTCGGAAATTACCCACGAGTACAATATCACTACCGCCATTATCACCCACGACATGAACTCGGTGGTGGGCATCGGCGACCACATCATCTTTCTGCACCAGGGCAAAAAGCTGTGGGACGGCAATAAGGATGAGATTTTGAACGCCGAAGTACCGGAGCTGCGCGAGTTTATTTTCAGCTCGTCGCTGGTGCGCGCCGCCAAGCGCATCGAGCAGGAAGACGGCCCCCGCGGCCTGGAGCATCTGGCCGCCGAGCCGCTCTCCGACCTGTAG